One Sulfurimonas crateris genomic window carries:
- the rpmA gene encoding 50S ribosomal protein L27: MAHKKGQGSTQNNRDSAGRRLGVKKFGGEAVVAGNIIIRQRGTKVHPGKNVGMGKDHTIFALVDGVVSFHRKDKKRQQVSIIPAA, translated from the coding sequence ATGGCACATAAGAAAGGTCAAGGTAGTACACAGAATAATCGTGACTCGGCTGGTAGAAGACTAGGTGTAAAAAAATTCGGTGGAGAGGCTGTAGTAGCCGGTAATATCATTATCCGCCAAAGAGGAACTAAGGTTCACCCTGGTAAAAATGTCGGTATGGGAAAAGACCATACGATTTTTGCATTGGTTGATGGAGTTGTATCTTTTCACAGAAAAGATAAAAAACGTCAACAAGTTTCAATAATCCCCGCTGCATAA
- the rplU gene encoding 50S ribosomal protein L21 produces MYAIIKNGGKQYKVQEGDILLLDKMSLEPKASIEIKEVLAVNAGELKVGAPFVDGAVVTAEVINEGREKKVVTFKKRRRKDSKVKRGFRRDYTRVRITNIAA; encoded by the coding sequence ATGTACGCAATTATCAAAAACGGTGGCAAGCAGTATAAAGTTCAAGAGGGTGATATTTTATTATTAGATAAAATGTCTCTTGAGCCTAAAGCTTCTATCGAGATTAAAGAAGTTCTAGCTGTTAATGCAGGCGAACTTAAAGTTGGAGCACCATTTGTAGACGGCGCTGTTGTAACTGCTGAGGTTATCAATGAAGGTCGTGAGAAGAAAGTCGTGACTTTTAAAAAGCGTCGCCGTAAAGACTCTAAAGTAAAAAGAGGCTTTAGAAGAGATTATACGCGCGTTCGTATTACAAATATAGCAGCATAA